Proteins encoded by one window of Antechinus flavipes isolate AdamAnt ecotype Samford, QLD, Australia chromosome 4, AdamAnt_v2, whole genome shotgun sequence:
- the ZNF281 gene encoding zinc finger protein 281, whose protein sequence is MKVGSGFLSSGGGGGSGSGSSSGGGGGGGGGSGGGSSSGSSSSSSSSSGSRRAEMEPTFPPSMVMFNHRLPPVTSFTRAAVGAAPPPQCVLSSSSSSSSSSSSSTSSSSSSSASNSAAPAAEPPPPPPPAPDMTFKKEPAAPAAAYPPQRNSWGFLQSLVSIKQEKPTEPEEQQHHHHHHHYGGLFAGAEERPPGLGGGEGGSHGVIQDLSLLHQHGQHPPPQHHRDVLLSSSRTDDHHGSEEPKQDTNVKKAKRPKPESQGIKAKRKPSASSKPSLVGDGEGAILSPSQKPHICEHCSAAFRSSYHLRRHVLIHTGERPFQCSQCSMGFIQKYLLQRHEKIHSREKPFGCDQCSMKFIQKYHMERHKRTHSGEKPYKCDTCQQYFSRTDRLLKHRRTCGETIAKGAASAEPGSSNHNNMGNLTVLSQGNTSSSRRKNKSKSISIENKEHKTGKANESQIANNINMQSYTVEIPIVSSSGGIIGAGIDELQKRVPKLVFKKGSRKNTDKNYLNFVSPLPDIVGQKSLSGKPSGSLGIVSNSSVEAISLLQSAGGKQGQLSSNYDDAMQFSKKRRYLQTASGNSAFSINVGHMASQQSVIQSAGVSVMDNEAPLSLIDSSSLNTEIKSCHDKSGIPDEVLQSLLDQYSSKSEGQKEDPFNITEQRVDLHPSGEHSDMVQEENLSPGNQTPSNDKANMLQGYSKYIQQAFERSANSTGFAFGPSFQFVSLSSTLHNHTLFPDKQIYTTSPLECGFSQSVTSVLPTTLPKPPFGMLLGSQPGFYLSALEATHQQLTPSQELDDLIDPQKNLETSSSYQSTSQKLTSQKEQKNLESSTSFQIPSQELTSQIDPQKDIEPRTTYQIENFAQAFGSQFKSGSRVPMTFITNSNGEVDHRVRTSVSDFSGYTNMMSDVSEPCSTRVKTPTSQSYR, encoded by the coding sequence ATGAAAGTCGGCAGCGGGTTCCTGAgtagcggcggcggcggcggcagcggcagcggtagcagcagcggcggcggcggcggcggcggcggcggcagcggcggcggcagtagcagcggcagcagcagcagcagcagcagcagcagcggcagcaggaGGGCGGAGATGGAACCCACCTTCCCCCCGAGTATGGTCATGTTCAACCACCGGCTCCCCCCGGTCACCAGCTTCACCCGGGCGGCGGTGGGGGCCGCCCCTCCCCCGCAGTGCGTgttatcctcctcctcttcctcctcttcatcttcctcctcctcgacctcctcctcctcctcttcctcggCCTCCAACTCCGCAGCCCCAGCCGCCGAGCCTCCCccgcctcctcctcctgcccCGGACATGACTTTCAAGAAGGAGCCCGCGGCGCCGGCCGCGGCCTACCCCCCGCAGAGGAACTCGTGGGGATTTCTGCAGTCCCTGGTGAGCATCAAACAAGAGAAACCTACAGAGCCGGAGGAGCAGCagcatcaccatcaccaccaccactatggAGGGCTGTTTGCAGGGGCGGAGGAGAGACCTCCCGGCCTaggaggcggggagggggggagccACGGCGTCATCCAGGACCTGAGCCTTCTCCACCAGCACGGGCAGCACCCGCCCCCCCAGCACCATCGCGACGTGTTACTCAGCAGCAGCAGGACGGATGACCACCACGGCAGCGAGGAGCCAAAGCAGGACACTAATGTCAAAAAGGCAAAGAGGCCAAAGCCAGAATCTCAGGGAATCAAAGCCAAGCGGAAGCCCAGCGCTTCTTCCAAGCCTTCTCTGGTTGGAGATGGAGAAGGTGCCATTCTTTCCCCAAGTCAGAAACCTCACATCTGTGAACACTGTAGCGCTGCTTTCAGGAGCTCCTACCACCTGCGCAGACATGTCCTCATTCATACAGGAGAAAGACCTTTCCAGTGCAGCCAGTGTAGCATGGGTTTCATTCAGAAGTACCTACTGCAAAGACATGAGAAAATTCATAGTAGAGAGAAGCCATTTGGGTGTGATCAATGCAGCATGAAGTTCATTCAGAAGTACCATATGGAGAGACACAAGAGGACACATAGTGGAGAAAAGCCATACAAATGTGATACTTGTCAACAGTATTTTTCAAGGACTGATAGATTATTGAAGCACAGGCGCACATGTGGTGAAACCATAGCTAAAGGAGCAGCTAGTGCAGAACCTGGGTCATCAAACCATAACAATATGGGTAACCTGACTGTGTTGTCTCAGGGAAATACAAgttcttcaagaagaaaaaataagtcaAAAAGCATATCTATTGAAAACAAGGAACATAAGACTGGTAAAGCAAATGAATCACAAATTGCAAATAATATCAACATGCAGAGTTATACAGTAGAAATTCCTATTGTGTCTTCCAGTGGTGGCATAATTGGCGCTGGTATAGATGAGTTACAAAAAAGGGTGCCAAAGTTGGTCTtcaaaaaaggaagcagaaaaaatacagacaaaaactACCTTAATTTTGTGTCACCATTACCAGATATAGTTGGACAGAAATCGTTGTCAGGGAAACCAAGTGGTTCTCTTGGCATAGTATCCAATAGTAGTGTGGAGGCCATTAGTCTTCTCCAGAGTGCAGGTGGCAAGCAAGGCCAGCTAAGTAGCAACTATGATGATGCCatgcagttttcaaagaaaagaagatatttaCAAACTGCCAGTGGTAACAGTGCCTTTTCTATAAACGTTGGACACATGGCCTCCCAACAGTCTGTCATCCAGTCTGCAGGTGTGAGCGTTATGGACAACGAAGCACCATTATCACTTATTGATTCCTCATCTCTAAACACTGAGATCAAGTCTTGTCATGACAAGTCTGGGATCCCTGATGAAGTCTTACAGAGCCTTTTGGATCAGTACTCCAGTAAATCTGAGGGGCAGAAAGAGGATCCTTTCAATATAACAGAACAACGAGTTGATTTACACCCTTCAGGAGAACATTCAGACATGGTTCAAGAGGAAAATTTGAGCCCAGGCAACCAGACACCTTCAAATGACAAAGCAAACATGTTGCAAGGATATTCCAAATACATCCAGCAAGCTTTTGAAAGATCAGCCAATAGCACTGGTTTTGCTTTTGgacccagtttccagtttgttaGTTTGTCTTCAACTCTCCACAACCACACTTTATTTCCAGATAAACAAATATACACTACATCTCCTCTGGAGTGTGGTTTCAGCCAATCTGTTACCTCAGTGTTGCCAACTACATTGCCAAAGCCTCCTTTTGGGATGTTGCTTGGATCTCAACCAGGTTTTTATTTATCTGCTTTGGAGGCCACCCATCAGCAGCTGACTCCATCACAGGAGCTGGATGATCTGATAGATCCACAGAAAAACTTAGAGACTTCATCAAGCTACCAGTCTACATCTCAGAAATTGACTAGCCAGAAGGAACAGAAAAATTTAGAGTCCTCCACAAGCTTTCAGATTCCATCTCAGGAGTTAACTAGCCAGATAGATCCTCAGAAAGACATAGAGCCTAGAACAACGTATCAAATTGAGAACTTTGCACAAGCATTTGGTTCTCAGTTTAAGTCGGGCAGCAGGGTGCCAATGACCTTTATCACTAACTCTAATGGAGAAGTGGACCATAGAGTAAGGACTTCAGTGTCAGATTTCTCAGGGTATACAAATATGATGTCTGATGTAAGTGAGCCATGTAGTACAAGAGTAAAGACACCAACCAGCCAAAGTTACAGGTAA